GGCCGGCAGACCGGGAGAGGAACAGGCTGTGCGGGGGAGCGTCGTCGCTAGCAGCCCTGCTCTCCAGCCGTGCCCCGCACACCCAGCCGGCGCCTCGTCCTCAGCCAGGCATGTGGCTTGTTTTCATTCCGTGCTTGACTGGCGTGCGGGTATGATCACTGGGCCAGAAGGAGGGGGCTGGGCGCAGAAGCCAGCCTCAGTGCTGTACTGGCCTTTTGAGCACAGCAGGGACCCTGCAGAGCTACTGTAGGAGGGCAGGAGGAGCTGCGTCTGCTGAATAGGAGGCAAATGCCTCATTTTCTTCGTTTGTGTGCCTCGAGTGCCTCGGGCACTTTGTATTTGCTTTTTCTTATGTGAGCAGACCCAGCAGCATGTGGTGGTGCTCTGATGGAAAAAGGCCACATGTTGGGCATTAACGCTGGTgtcagagaggtgtgtgttcagctATATACGCATTTGATTGCGCTGGCCCCAAAGGTCCGATTATATTCCGCTTTACAGATATGCTGTTCTGCGATTTCACTGCAATAGGACTCTTGACTTTTATGCACATACTGCTGTTTTCTGAAAGTTTGATGTCAACAAGTGAGGGccaggaaaacatttttgctatagTGACATTGTCGGTGTAATTGTTGATTGTTGCTTTCAGACTCAGTCAAGCGGTCCAGCTCCATTTGCAGTTAATTGTGCAAATCCCTTCTGCATATAACCATGTAATACAGCAAAATCCTTCCTGCTTAGAAGAACTATCATCATTAACATTCTCAGCATGCCACACTACAACACTTAATTAGTCATTTGCCACAAGATCTGCTGGAGTGCTATTAGGGTCATCTTTACAGACCTGCTTTTGTAGCTGAAATGTTTGGAAATAAGTATTGCAGAATAATGCATCGGAATCACAAGCTGTAACAGCACAATGCTGACAAGGACCAAATTACAACATTGTTAACATTCTCATGCTAATGAGATTAATAAAATGGTAATTACATCAGTGCTAATAATAGAACTACTGTGCTTATTTTGGTCTAACTGCATTAAAGACCTGACCATTACTAGTTCTAATCAATACTGGGGTGCCTGTTAGGTTTTAATTAATGCTCTGGTTTTTGGGCGTGGGTTAGGTTTAGAGGCTCAGCTATGCATGATCAAGAAGTTCATTTAGCATGTTTGACTATGAAAGGAGACGGgctctgtctgcctctgagCAGGCTCGTAGGAGCGACCCTGATCCCAGCTCATGGGACTACTGGTACCAGCGTCTGCCTGtcacttattaaaaaaaacaaaatacacacacacaaacccactccGGAAGTAGACGTTTTGCTTAAGTGTAAGATTAGCTTTTTGCAAATATCACAGCCCAAAGCATAAAACGACAAATTTTACCATCAGAAAAGCGATACCAGTATTTGGCGCAAGATGCGCAAATCCGTACGTGCTTCATGTCATGTTGTGATTTACTGTGTACATTTCTAATGTCTTTTTAGAAGTCATAGACAACACAGTTTAATGagatgctttttttgttttgagaaTGACTCTTACTCGCAGCCTCACTGAGATTAGCAAGGGAGGGGCGGGGGACGTCAACCTAGGCTACGAGACTCATGACATTTGAGTCACGTGCTGTCACAGACAAATATAGTAGATGCAATACTTATGCTTGGGGACTGAATAttttttccaaatgttttaattataaaGAGACCAGTTAAACGCTCATTccgtccaaaaaaaaaatacggaaaacatttattttatgcacaTGTCTTTTTATTCAATTTACTGCTGATCACAAAAGGCACAAGGTCCACGAACCAAGAGCAAGCCGAAGACATTATTAGTGCAATAGCGCCTCCAATTGAGGATTACTGGGTTATTTGAAGCATGCCCCAATAAGCATGGAAAATATACAAGAGAAAATGTAAGTTAAAAGCGCGTCATAATAAAAGtccttaataaataaatattatatatatatatatatatacacacacacacatctatttatttattaaggatatatatatatatatatatatatatatatatatatatatatatatatatatatatatatatatatatatatataaaaaattttattatttaaaaaatctataatgATAAGCGCATTTAacataataatgaaacatttttctgGAACCACCTAGCCTTTGCCGAGCACACGCATTGTGTCCATGCACGTTTCAATGTGTAATTACCACCTGTTATGGCGTAAACGTTGCTGTATTCACACGTGTGCATGTACACTTCCCCTAAAAGAtcactgtagctagctagctaacagaaCCTGTGCAGCCCATTTCAGCTAAAGGTAATATGCGTCAATGAAAATAATGACTATAATCGCGGGGAAAACGCCGaaagaaatgtgatttaaaacatGTAAGATGACTGTAGCTAAAATATGGGTatttagcaagctagctagttagccaacaTAGGTTTCGGTGTCTCAACGTATCGCGTATGAGATGGTTTCAAATATGTTCGGCAATTAATATATTGGCCCTTCAAAAGTAACGATCTAACATGTAACTATACTGTACTTCGACAGATAACGGTAGCTAGTTGCCTCCACATGAGTGCCTAATAGAACGACGGGGTAGCTAGGTTGATGATAACTaggttagctacctagctagtgTTTGTCAGTACTGTAATTATGTATCATTTGCAGGAAACAAAgaacttgcattttttttattagattttatcTAGTAATTAACTTGCATCTATTGTTATTAGTTGATTTAAGTATTGGCATAACTTAATGGCTTGCCTTCCGGATTTAAGGCTTAGCTCGCTGGCTAGCTAGGATAAGTAGACTAATTTAGGTTTGTGATGACGTGCGCTAAACCACCGATAGGGCACGATTTGTGCATGCTCTGTATTTCTAAATGGAAACGGTAAACATTTCGAATTTTTAGCATATATGAAGGACATGAAGCATAAGCTGCAAATCGCGATTGAGTTCAATCTACAGTACAATGTACAAAGTACAATGAAATGGTCCCGTTGGGTTTACTAGCTGCTTCCTCTTTCTATGTACCAAAGACTAGATTTTTCATCTCTACGTAGTCAAAGCgttgttcatatttttcttctgtcttaCAGATGAGACTATATTTGTTGATAGCAGTGACCCTAATGTCCCTCCTCACAGAGGTTGTACAAGGGGCTGACAAGAAAAAGCTCCAAATCGGGATAAAGAAGAGAGTGGATAACTGTCCTATCAAGTCCCGAAAAGGGGATGTGTTGAACATGCACTACACCGTAAGTGTCCAGTGTAGTAGGTGAAACTGCtccctcttctttctttcttggcTGATTTTTCCCTTTATTTGCCACAAGGGAAAGCTGGAAGATGGGACGGAATTTGACAGCAGCATTCCCAGGAATCAGCCTTTTACCTTTACTCTGGGAACTGGACAGGTCATTAAGGGTTGGGACCAGGGTCTCCTAGGGTGAGTTTCACTTTAGCTCTGCTTGATGCAAAAGGGTTGCACTGTGTGGTTGATCCAAGCTAGTTCCTGTTATTTTAGCTGGAGTTAGTTTTGAGATGGGAAGCTGGCCCTAGAGCAAGGGCCAAAGCACTCTTGAGTTTGGTGGATAGGTTAACCCAGTGTGGGTTAGTGTTTTAGTTGAGAGTgaagcctgtttttttttttttttttttttcccgacTTCAGAATGTGTGAGGGGGAGAAGAGAAAGCTGGTCATCCCATCAGAACTTGGTGAGTATAAGAACATAAATGCAATACACCTTGGTGTGGTGATGAAAATTTCCAATTAAATTGGAAATTTATGGAGGTACAAAGGTTGGTAGCATTCAACCAGAAGACTGAATGAGCTAGGTGgtctttttaattttgcttctttgttGTTCGCTGTATATGTCTTTACGCAAAGTAGTGCTTGGAATTCTGAGGCAGATGATCTAATTTTCCATGTAAGGGTACAGTTTTGAGCCATGACTTGGAGGTAGGAAAGAGAATTTCCACACCATTAGTTTTGAATACAATTCTTCATTCAAGAAATTTAGCTGCTGAACAGATCATGACACTTCATCTGCACATGGAATTTTTGATTATTTGCAACCAACTGCTAGAAATTTGAATTCAATTAAATATTGCCTAACCATGAGGTTAATGCTAGTTAACTACTATATGCTCTGTGGTAAAAGTAGCTGAACTACATGGAAGTCACAACCATGATTGATGTTGCTGCTTTTACTCGTTACAGCGATCCAACTGTTAGTTCTCATCATCCTGTTTAGTCTGTGGCAGGCAGGACTCTGAGTCACTTTCATGCAACTGACAAGAATCAAATGCATAATAATGGATTAAAATTGTGTGtattaagaaaatgaaatttggCATTTATTAATGCTGAATGACTACTCAATTGCTACAATTTCGAGTTAAAATGAGTTAAATAGCTGttactgattattttagaaCAAGCACTGTAACTTGTTAAATGCTGTATCCTATGTAGGTTTTTCATACGTTTGTGAAAGTGTATGACTACTTACTGGTACATTTGTTATACATTTCAGGTTATGGTGATAGAGGGGCCCCACCCAAAATTCCAGGTACAGATTCCAGACTAATGCATAGTCTTTGTGTAGTTGTTTCTTCCTCTGCTTTTAGCTGAGACGAATACAACAGTTTGCTGTAACTGTAATGTGTAATTTGTTTCTAATCAGGAATCACATCATCTCTATATAATCCcatcaaaatacaaaacaaagaaaaggccACTTGGTAGCTGTTTATTTGGGTAGAAGGAAATACTGACTAACCCTGACTTACTCAGATGGCTTTAATGTTACAATCAGATTGTCAGTCCTGAGAGTGCTTCA
This is a stretch of genomic DNA from Electrophorus electricus isolate fEleEle1 chromosome 6, fEleEle1.pri, whole genome shotgun sequence. It encodes these proteins:
- the fkbp2 gene encoding peptidyl-prolyl cis-trans isomerase FKBP2; amino-acid sequence: MRLYLLIAVTLMSLLTEVVQGADKKKLQIGIKKRVDNCPIKSRKGDVLNMHYTGKLEDGTEFDSSIPRNQPFTFTLGTGQVIKGWDQGLLGMCEGEKRKLVIPSELGYGDRGAPPKIPGGATLIFEVELLSIERRSDL